The genomic DNA TTAGATTAGTGTGTGGTAACTTTAATTTTAGCAGGAAAATTTACTTGTCTCACTATTTTTTTTGGGAAAAAAGTAAAAAAGGTGTTAATACCTAAATGTCTATAGGTACCAACACCAAAAATTATACACCCAATATAAAACTCTTTTTTGTTAGACAAGCTAGTAAAGTTTTGGTATAATATAAAGAAGTTCAGAAAATATTAAAAGAAAAATAAAGGTGAAATATGGAAAAGATATTTGAACAAGTAGCTAAAGAATTGGGATTATCTCTAGTTCAAGTAACAAATACTATGCAACTTTTAGATGAAGGGGCTACAGTGCCTTTTATAGCAAGATATAGAAAGGAAGTTACTAATAATCTAGATGAGATAGAGATAGGAAAGATATTAGAAACAGTTACATATCAAAGAAACTTAGAAAAGAGAAAAGAGGAAGTAATAAGACTTATTGAAGAGCAAGGGAAACTGACTGATGAAATAGTCAAAGCGGTTGCTCTAGCTACAAAACTTCAAGAGGTAGAAGATATATATTTCCCATATAGAAAAAAGAGAAAAACGAAGGCTGACATAGCAAAAGAAAGAGGATTGGAGCCTTTAGCTAACTATATATTAGAGGCAACTTCAGAGGAAGCTATAATTAAAAAAGCTGAGGAGTTTTTTAATGAAGAAGTAACAACTTCAGAGGAAGCAGTGGAAGGAGCTATGCTTATACTAGCTCAAAATATCTCTGAAACTCCGATATATAGAGAAAAAATCAGAGAGATAATGTTGACTAAGGGAGTTATTACAACAAAGGAGACTAAAAAAGCAAGAGAGCTAGATGCAAAGAAGGTTTATTCAGATTATTATCAATATAGTGAGCCAATTTCAAAGATGCCATCTCATAGAATCTTAGCTGTAAATAGAGGAGAGAATGAGGAGATACTATCTGTATCTATCGGATTTGAAGATGATGTAAGAGCAAGAGTTGAAGGGATTATTTTAAAGGATTTTAAAAATAAAAACTTACAAGAAACTTATAAAAAGATAGTAGTTGATGCTTTAGATAGATTAATTCTTCCGTCTATTGAAAGAGAGGTAAGAAATATTCTGACAGATAAGGCAGAAGAGGAAGCTATTAGAGTATTTAAGGAAAACTTAAAAAATCTATTGATGCAAGCTCCATTAAAAGAGAAAAATATTTTAGCTTTAGACCCAGGATATAGAACTGGTTGTAAAGTTGCTGTTATAGATAAAAATGGTTTTTATAGAGAAAATGATGTATTTTTCTTGGTTGCTGATATGCATACTCCAAAACAGTTAGAGACAGCTGAAAAGAAGATTATAGATTATGTGAAAAAATATAATATAGATATAATTGTAATAGGAAATGGAACAGCCTCAAGAGAAACGGAGAGTTTTGTGGCAGGAGTTATAAGAAAAAACAATCTAAATACAAAGTATCTTATTGCAAATGAAGCGGGAGCTTCAATTTACTCTGCTTCAAAAATAGCAGCTGAAGAGTTTCCAGATCTTGATGTAACAGTTAGAGGAGCTATATCAATAGGAAGAAGAGTACAAGATCCACTAGCTGAATTAGTGAAGATAGATCCTAAATCAATAGGTGTAGGAATGTATCAACATGATGTAAATCAAGGTAAATTAGATGAGTCTTTAGATGCTGTTATTACATATGTTGTAAATAGTGTTGGAGCTAATCTAAATACTGCCTCTTGGGCACTACTTTCACATATCTCTGGTATAAAGAAAAATATAGCTAAAAATATAGTTGATTATAGAAAAGAGAATGGAAACTTTAAAAATAGAAAAGAGCTTTTAAAGGTGAAAGGAATAGGAGCAAAGGCTTATGAACAGATGGCTGGATTCCTAGTAATTGTAGATGGAGAAAATGTATTAGATAATACAATTATTCACCCAGAATCATATCATATAGCAAAAGAGTTACTTCAAAAGGCTGGATTAAGTGTTGAAGAGTATGGAAAGGACTTAAATGCTGCTAGAGAGAGATTAAAGGATTTTAATTATAGTAATTTTGCTAAGGAAAATGGTTATGGAGAAGAGACAGTAAAGGATATTTATGAGGCTTTAATAAGGGATAGAAGAGATCCGAGAGACAACTTTGAAAAACCTCTTCTAAAATCAGATATTTTAAATATAGAGAATTTACAACCAGGAATGGAGATAGAAGGAACAGTTAGAAATGTTGTAAAATTTGGAGCTTTTATAGATATAGGATTAAAAAATGATGCTCTTTTACATATTTCTGAAATATCAGATAAATTTATAGATGATCCAAGTAAGGTATTATCTGTAGGACAAATTGTTAAAGTTAGAATTAAGGATATAGATAAAGAAAGAGAGAGAGTAG from Candidatus Fusobacterium pullicola includes the following:
- a CDS encoding RNA-binding transcriptional accessory protein; translated protein: MEKIFEQVAKELGLSLVQVTNTMQLLDEGATVPFIARYRKEVTNNLDEIEIGKILETVTYQRNLEKRKEEVIRLIEEQGKLTDEIVKAVALATKLQEVEDIYFPYRKKRKTKADIAKERGLEPLANYILEATSEEAIIKKAEEFFNEEVTTSEEAVEGAMLILAQNISETPIYREKIREIMLTKGVITTKETKKARELDAKKVYSDYYQYSEPISKMPSHRILAVNRGENEEILSVSIGFEDDVRARVEGIILKDFKNKNLQETYKKIVVDALDRLILPSIEREVRNILTDKAEEEAIRVFKENLKNLLMQAPLKEKNILALDPGYRTGCKVAVIDKNGFYRENDVFFLVADMHTPKQLETAEKKIIDYVKKYNIDIIVIGNGTASRETESFVAGVIRKNNLNTKYLIANEAGASIYSASKIAAEEFPDLDVTVRGAISIGRRVQDPLAELVKIDPKSIGVGMYQHDVNQGKLDESLDAVITYVVNSVGANLNTASWALLSHISGIKKNIAKNIVDYRKENGNFKNRKELLKVKGIGAKAYEQMAGFLVIVDGENVLDNTIIHPESYHIAKELLQKAGLSVEEYGKDLNAARERLKDFNYSNFAKENGYGEETVKDIYEALIRDRRDPRDNFEKPLLKSDILNIENLQPGMEIEGTVRNVVKFGAFIDIGLKNDALLHISEISDKFIDDPSKVLSVGQIVKVRIKDIDKERERVGLTKKEK